The following are encoded in a window of Terriglobales bacterium genomic DNA:
- a CDS encoding ABC transporter permease, producing MHRDLLEQAYGAMRHDLRKTLLTMAGMAWGIATVVLLLAYGEGFGQAIYNIFESFGAKAVGIFPGRTSQQAGGNKAGVEIRFTNTDIELLRNVVPLVHHVSRQLDKQCTVTNGARTFVLPVTGIDPPAQQIWNLKMAEGRFLNDEDNLAHVRVAVLGWEARDKLFSGLPALGQTIRINGVSFQLVGLVTARMQEGDSDINRQIYIPYKTMDVLQDNYYLGGIWLDYEGMDHNKVSKIIRDSLALAHNFKSDDERAVFVFDAQKQLSQFNIITMGLKILLTFIGTITLGIGGVGLANIMLVSVTQRTREIGVEKALGARRKDILFQFLAEAMVITAVGGVLGIVLSYIVSLSVGSLTLYSAMASHAEAGDIRLVVAPKILLIAVTILGLVGVVSGMFPAVRAANLDPIEALRYE from the coding sequence ATGCATCGCGACCTTCTGGAACAAGCCTATGGCGCTATGCGACATGATCTGCGCAAGACCCTGCTGACCATGGCGGGGATGGCTTGGGGTATCGCCACGGTCGTGTTGCTGCTGGCGTACGGAGAGGGCTTCGGCCAGGCGATTTACAACATCTTCGAGAGCTTTGGGGCCAAAGCCGTGGGCATCTTTCCGGGCCGCACTTCGCAGCAGGCCGGGGGAAACAAGGCCGGGGTCGAGATTCGCTTCACCAACACCGACATCGAACTGCTGCGCAACGTCGTGCCACTGGTGCACCATGTCTCCCGCCAACTAGACAAACAATGCACCGTCACCAACGGGGCACGTACGTTCGTTTTGCCGGTGACCGGGATCGATCCGCCCGCTCAGCAGATCTGGAACCTCAAAATGGCGGAAGGGCGGTTCCTCAACGACGAGGACAACCTGGCCCATGTTCGCGTTGCGGTACTGGGTTGGGAAGCGCGGGACAAGCTGTTTTCCGGACTACCCGCCCTGGGGCAGACGATCCGCATCAATGGGGTCAGTTTCCAGCTGGTCGGCCTGGTTACGGCGCGCATGCAGGAGGGCGACAGCGATATCAACCGCCAGATCTACATCCCCTACAAGACCATGGATGTGCTCCAGGACAACTACTACCTCGGGGGCATCTGGCTGGACTACGAAGGGATGGACCACAACAAGGTCAGCAAGATCATTCGCGATTCTCTGGCGCTGGCGCACAACTTCAAGTCCGACGACGAGCGCGCGGTGTTCGTGTTCGATGCGCAGAAGCAGCTATCGCAGTTCAACATCATCACCATGGGCCTGAAGATCCTGCTCACCTTTATCGGGACGATTACCCTGGGGATTGGCGGGGTCGGCCTGGCGAACATCATGCTGGTATCGGTGACGCAGCGTACGCGCGAAATCGGGGTGGAGAAGGCTTTGGGAGCGCGGCGGAAAGACATTCTGTTTCAGTTCCTGGCGGAGGCAATGGTGATTACAGCCGTGGGCGGCGTGCTGGGCATCGTACTCTCCTACATCGTTTCTCTCTCGGTGGGTTCGTTGACACTGTACAGCGCCATGGCCAGCCACGCCGAGGCGGGCGATATCCGGCTGGTGGTGGCGCCCAAGATTCTGCTGATCGCAGTCACGATCCTGGGGCTGGTGGGCGTGGTCAGCGGAATGTTCCCCGCGGTGCGCGCCGCCAACCTGGACCCGATTGAGGCGCTGCGCTATGAGTGA